One window from the genome of Rufibacter tibetensis encodes:
- the mgtE gene encoding magnesium transporter: protein MQSEITREFIDQIEDAIERRDAEFILSNMEEMYAVDITTVLYELNTEQSKYVMDVLPADVCAEILSDLDSDVRTNFLKNFTIEEIARYIGEMDSDDAVDLLNEQPVQRKEEIIALLEDQEQVADIVELLHYDEDCAGGLMAKELIKVNINWRVGQCIDEIRRQAEEVEKVYAVYVVDDRDKLLGRLSMKTLILCGDETPINKVYDADVISIESYKDEQEVAAVMQKYDLEAIPVVNIQGRLLGRITIDDVIDVIQEQAELSRQLMTGITESIEEDDSVFRLSRARLPWLMVGMVGGLLGARFIGLFEGDIAIIPALAMFTPLITATGGNVGIQSSSIIIQTLANKTIVFDNFASRIIKVLMVAVINGLVMSGLVLGFNVLLGVQLTLSIVVAVALFSVVLLASFMGTVTPMILDKYGVNPAVAAGPFITTANDLLGLAVYFMVAHALLNL, encoded by the coding sequence ATGCAGTCTGAAATCACCCGTGAGTTTATTGACCAGATAGAGGACGCCATTGAGCGTCGCGATGCCGAGTTCATTCTCTCCAACATGGAGGAAATGTACGCTGTAGACATCACCACCGTCTTGTACGAGCTCAATACTGAGCAAAGCAAGTACGTGATGGACGTGCTTCCGGCAGATGTTTGCGCGGAGATCCTCAGTGACCTGGACTCAGATGTACGCACCAATTTCCTGAAGAACTTCACCATAGAGGAGATTGCCCGCTACATAGGCGAGATGGACTCTGATGACGCCGTGGATTTGCTCAACGAGCAGCCCGTGCAGCGCAAAGAAGAGATCATCGCCTTGCTGGAAGACCAGGAACAAGTAGCTGACATTGTGGAACTCCTCCACTATGACGAAGACTGCGCCGGTGGTCTGATGGCCAAGGAGTTGATCAAGGTGAACATCAACTGGCGGGTAGGGCAGTGCATTGATGAGATCAGGCGGCAGGCCGAGGAAGTGGAGAAAGTCTACGCTGTGTACGTGGTAGACGACCGCGATAAACTCCTGGGTCGCTTAAGTATGAAAACCCTGATTCTTTGCGGCGACGAGACTCCCATCAACAAGGTATATGATGCCGATGTGATCTCCATTGAGTCGTACAAAGATGAGCAGGAAGTGGCCGCCGTCATGCAGAAGTATGACCTGGAAGCTATTCCGGTGGTGAACATACAAGGTCGTTTGCTGGGCCGCATTACCATTGATGACGTCATTGATGTGATCCAGGAGCAGGCGGAGTTAAGCCGCCAGTTGATGACCGGTATCACTGAAAGCATAGAAGAAGACGACAGCGTTTTCCGGCTTTCGCGCGCCCGCTTGCCCTGGCTCATGGTGGGTATGGTAGGCGGTTTGCTGGGAGCCCGATTCATAGGACTGTTTGAAGGAGACATCGCCATTATTCCGGCTCTGGCTATGTTTACGCCTCTTATCACTGCCACCGGGGGAAACGTGGGCATCCAGTCTTCTTCTATCATCATTCAGACACTGGCCAACAAAACCATCGTGTTTGATAATTTCGCTTCCCGTATCATTAAGGTGTTAATGGTAGCGGTGATCAATGGCTTGGTGATGTCTGGGTTGGTACTTGGCTTTAATGTGTTGTTGGGCGTACAGTTAACCTTGTCTATAGTGGTGGCCGTGGCTTTGTTCAGTGTGGTGTTGCTGGCTTCTTTTATGGGAACGGTTACGCCCATGATTTTAGATAAGTATGGGGTGAACCCTGCAGTAGCCGCCGGTCCCTTTATTACTACCGCCAATGACTTGCTGGGACTGGCAGTTTATTTTATGGTTGCCCACGCACTTTTGAACCTCTAA
- the rsmA gene encoding 16S rRNA (adenine(1518)-N(6)/adenine(1519)-N(6))-dimethyltransferase RsmA, translated as MKPVQPKKHLGQHFLTDLNIAQNIVEALRLPNGVQEVLEVGPGMGVLTQYLIQHPEYKTTIVDIDRDSIAWLNEHFPQLEGRVLLADFLKTDLKTLFSGPFAVIGNFPYNISSQIFFKVLDHRDQVPEVVGMIQKEVAERIAAPHGSKTYGIMSVLLQAFYTIEYLFTVHEHVFNPPPKVKSAVVRLTRNEVAHLPCDEKLFFKVVKTSFATRRKTLRNCLKPFNLPTEVAQDTLFDKRAEQLSVTDFINLTLLIQQHAV; from the coding sequence GTGAAGCCCGTCCAGCCCAAGAAACACCTAGGTCAGCATTTCCTCACCGACCTAAACATCGCCCAGAACATAGTGGAGGCGCTGCGCCTGCCCAATGGTGTGCAGGAGGTGTTGGAAGTAGGGCCTGGCATGGGCGTGCTCACCCAATATTTGATCCAGCACCCCGAGTACAAAACAACCATTGTAGACATTGACCGCGACTCTATCGCGTGGCTGAACGAACATTTTCCGCAACTGGAGGGCCGGGTGCTTCTAGCCGATTTTCTCAAAACAGACCTGAAAACGTTGTTCTCGGGTCCGTTTGCCGTCATCGGAAATTTCCCATACAACATTTCCAGCCAAATCTTCTTCAAGGTGCTGGACCACCGCGACCAGGTGCCTGAGGTGGTGGGCATGATTCAGAAAGAAGTAGCGGAGCGGATTGCGGCTCCGCACGGCTCCAAAACCTACGGCATCATGAGTGTGCTGTTGCAGGCTTTCTATACCATTGAGTACCTGTTCACGGTGCACGAGCACGTGTTCAACCCGCCGCCTAAGGTGAAAAGCGCGGTGGTGCGGCTCACCCGCAACGAGGTGGCGCACCTGCCCTGCGACGAGAAGCTGTTTTTTAAAGTAGTGAAAACTAGTTTTGCCACCCGCCGGAAAACGTTGCGTAATTGCCTAAAGCCATTCAATCTGCCTACCGAAGTTGCCCAAGACACTTTGTTTGACAAACGCGCCGAGCAGCTTTCCGTGACTGATTTCATCAACCTTACTCTACTGATCCAGCAGCATGCAGTCTGA
- the pdxA gene encoding 4-hydroxythreonine-4-phosphate dehydrogenase PdxA, with amino-acid sequence MEQKTKPRIGITIGDIAGIGPEVALKTLADNRVLHYCTPIIYGTASAVNKYRKLLSLDNFSFQQIQTFDQVHPKKVNVLNCLEEEVEFTPGIPSPTTGALARAALLRAAQDLKDGHIQAVVTAPIDKDNTQGEGFQFPGHTEFFTTHFNAPESLMFLVADGLRVATVTGHIPLKEVASRLTPELLIRKLTILENSLRKDFGIQKPKIAVLGLNPHAGENGLLGTEETDIVTPVIEQFKNKGNLIFGPFPADGFFGTRSYQKFDATLALYHDQGLIPFKTLAFERGVNFTAGLPIVRTSPDHGTAYDIAGQNKADETSFREALFAAVDILRARAEA; translated from the coding sequence ATGGAGCAAAAAACCAAACCCCGCATAGGGATTACCATAGGAGACATTGCTGGCATTGGACCAGAAGTAGCCCTGAAAACTCTTGCTGACAACAGAGTGCTGCACTACTGTACCCCTATTATCTATGGCACGGCCTCAGCGGTGAACAAGTACCGCAAGCTGCTGTCTTTAGATAATTTCAGCTTTCAACAAATACAGACGTTTGATCAGGTGCACCCTAAAAAGGTGAACGTGCTTAATTGCCTGGAGGAAGAGGTAGAGTTTACCCCTGGCATTCCTTCCCCCACCACGGGGGCCTTGGCTCGTGCCGCCCTGCTGCGTGCTGCCCAGGATTTGAAGGATGGCCATATACAGGCGGTAGTAACCGCGCCTATTGACAAAGACAACACCCAGGGCGAAGGGTTCCAGTTCCCTGGCCATACTGAGTTCTTTACTACCCACTTTAATGCGCCAGAGAGTTTGATGTTTCTGGTGGCTGATGGGCTAAGGGTAGCTACCGTGACCGGGCACATCCCTTTGAAAGAGGTGGCTTCCCGGCTCACCCCGGAACTGCTCATCAGAAAGCTCACCATTCTTGAGAATTCTTTGCGCAAAGACTTCGGCATACAGAAACCAAAGATTGCGGTGCTAGGCTTAAACCCACACGCCGGTGAAAACGGATTACTGGGAACCGAGGAAACAGATATTGTTACCCCGGTCATAGAGCAGTTCAAGAACAAAGGCAACCTGATCTTCGGACCTTTCCCCGCAGATGGTTTCTTTGGCACCCGCAGTTACCAAAAGTTTGATGCTACCCTGGCCTTGTACCATGACCAAGGATTGATACCGTTTAAAACGCTTGCCTTTGAACGTGGGGTTAACTTCACAGCGGGTCTGCCCATTGTGCGCACCTCCCCTGACCACGGTACCGCCTATGACATTGCCGGGCAAAATAAGGCAGATGAGACCTCGTTCAGAGAAGCGTTGTTTGCAGCCGTTGATATACTAAGAGCCAGAGCGGAGGCGTAG
- a CDS encoding ABC-F family ATP-binding cassette domain-containing protein, with product MISINNLNFHFGSRTLYEDANLHIKPKDKIGLVGLNGTGKSTLLRLLVGEYKPDGGSIQMSRETTLGFLNQDLLSYDTHESILNVAMQAFDEAIQLQRKIDEVLHEMETDYQDEHIDKLAKLQEHFEALDGYNMQIKAEEILEGLGFTTQELQQPLKTFSGGWRMRVMLAKILLQKPSLLLLDEPTNHLDLPSIKWIENYLSAYEGALVIVSHDREFLDRTTNVTVEVSGAKLNVYAGNYSFYLEEKELRNEIQKGAYENQQQQIKQAEQFIARFKAKATKAKQAQSRMKALDKLERIEDVAGDAPVVNFKFQFTVQPGRNILRLENVAKSYGEKLIFKNTNVNIERGDKIALIGANGKGKSTLMRIIAGDEPIKGDRQLGHNVIMAFYAQHQLESLNVENEILQEMIQAGSRRTEMELRGVLGSFLFTGDTVFKKIKVLSGGEKSRVALAKTLISEANFLLLDEPTNHLDMQSVNILIQALDQYEGTFVVISHDRYFVENVANKIWYIEDHELKEYPGTYHEYEYFMEQRDRGVKRTAQQQPAAAKTQAKPKPTASQQQELEQELKKINQKLKQVEGLVNDLESKLKNCESKLALPSTYSDPNALHEATQQFNKIKTQLDKEQSAWEQLMEQVDELENQLK from the coding sequence CTGAACGGAACGGGCAAATCTACCTTGCTGCGCCTGTTAGTGGGAGAGTACAAACCAGACGGTGGCAGCATCCAGATGAGCCGCGAGACCACCTTGGGCTTCCTGAACCAGGACCTGCTTTCCTATGACACCCATGAAAGCATCCTGAACGTGGCCATGCAGGCTTTTGACGAGGCCATTCAGCTGCAGCGCAAGATTGACGAGGTGCTGCACGAGATGGAAACAGATTACCAGGACGAGCACATTGACAAACTTGCCAAGCTTCAGGAGCATTTTGAGGCACTGGACGGCTACAACATGCAAATAAAAGCCGAGGAGATTCTGGAAGGCCTTGGTTTCACTACGCAAGAACTGCAGCAACCGCTTAAGACCTTTTCCGGAGGGTGGCGCATGCGCGTGATGCTGGCCAAGATCCTGTTGCAAAAACCTTCGCTCCTGTTACTGGATGAGCCTACCAACCACTTGGACCTACCTTCCATCAAGTGGATTGAAAATTACCTCAGTGCATATGAAGGTGCCCTCGTGATTGTTTCCCACGACCGCGAGTTCCTGGACCGGACTACTAACGTTACCGTGGAAGTTTCCGGTGCCAAACTGAACGTGTACGCCGGTAATTATAGCTTCTACCTGGAAGAAAAAGAGCTCCGGAACGAAATTCAGAAAGGCGCTTACGAAAACCAGCAGCAGCAGATAAAACAGGCTGAACAGTTTATTGCCCGTTTTAAGGCAAAAGCAACCAAAGCGAAGCAGGCCCAAAGCCGTATGAAAGCACTGGACAAATTGGAGCGTATTGAAGACGTGGCCGGTGACGCGCCCGTAGTAAACTTCAAGTTCCAGTTTACCGTGCAACCCGGCCGTAATATTCTGCGCCTGGAGAACGTAGCCAAAAGTTACGGCGAGAAGCTGATCTTCAAAAACACGAACGTAAACATTGAGCGCGGAGACAAAATCGCGCTGATTGGGGCAAACGGTAAAGGTAAATCTACCCTCATGCGGATTATTGCCGGAGATGAACCAATCAAAGGTGATCGCCAATTGGGTCACAACGTGATCATGGCCTTCTACGCCCAGCACCAGTTGGAAAGCCTGAACGTAGAAAACGAAATCCTGCAGGAAATGATCCAGGCAGGCAGCCGCCGTACCGAAATGGAATTGCGGGGCGTCTTAGGTTCTTTCCTGTTTACCGGTGATACGGTTTTCAAAAAAATCAAAGTGCTTTCAGGGGGAGAGAAAAGCCGCGTAGCCTTGGCTAAAACGCTGATCTCTGAGGCCAACTTCCTGCTGCTGGATGAGCCTACAAACCACTTGGACATGCAGTCGGTGAACATCCTGATTCAGGCACTGGATCAGTACGAGGGTACCTTCGTGGTCATCTCCCACGACCGGTACTTTGTGGAGAATGTGGCCAACAAGATCTGGTACATCGAGGATCATGAGCTGAAGGAATATCCGGGCACGTACCATGAGTACGAGTATTTCATGGAGCAACGGGACCGCGGCGTGAAACGCACAGCGCAGCAACAACCTGCAGCGGCCAAGACGCAAGCCAAACCGAAACCAACGGCCAGCCAGCAGCAGGAACTGGAGCAGGAACTGAAAAAAATAAACCAGAAATTGAAGCAGGTGGAAGGCCTGGTGAATGACCTAGAAAGCAAGCTGAAGAACTGCGAAAGTAAACTGGCCCTTCCCAGCACCTACTCAGACCCGAACGCCTTACATGAGGCTACCCAACAGTTTAACAAAATCAAGACGCAGCTAGACAAAGAGCAAAGCGCCTGGGAACAGCTCATGGAGCAGGTAGACGAGTTAGAAAACCAATTGAAATAA
- a CDS encoding leucyl aminopeptidase family protein produces MRTELTYAATLPANTSTAVLVPGHEHLPEELFSQDEQEYISRQLSLKSTLVAINRFTHQLYLVLTDPKSKETHTQEALRKAGHALHQRLVADKVDSIVLLDGADGEAALYVAEGLVLSNYSFQRYKTEKATPPILKSVTITGIGVSQTQVKELSNLLEAVYNTRDLINTPPNMQTATMLSEQIQEMLNESGVQVEVLDQVQIQSLKMGGLLSVNQASDESATFNILEWKPENATNAQPIILVGKGVVYDTGGLSLKPTPNSMDYMKSDMSGAAAVAGTLSALAKNKVPLYVIGLIPATDNLISGKGFAPGDVITMHSGHTVEVLNTDAEGRLILADALHFAKRYNPSLVIDIATLTGAAARAVGREGIVMMGTADDLTKTDLKLAGEMAHERLVEFPLWEEYQEHLKSDIADLKNIGGAEAGAISAGKFLEFFTNYPWIHLDIAGTAYLLSPDSYRGKHATGSSVRLLYHFLSSQATA; encoded by the coding sequence ATGCGCACAGAACTGACCTACGCCGCAACATTACCGGCTAATACCAGCACCGCTGTCTTAGTTCCGGGCCACGAGCACCTCCCCGAGGAGCTTTTCTCCCAAGATGAACAGGAATACATCAGCCGCCAGCTGTCGCTGAAGAGCACACTGGTCGCCATCAATAGATTCACCCATCAGCTGTACCTGGTGCTCACCGATCCAAAATCCAAAGAGACCCATACCCAGGAGGCCCTTCGCAAAGCAGGTCATGCCCTGCACCAGCGTTTGGTGGCAGATAAGGTGGATAGCATTGTGTTATTGGATGGGGCAGATGGCGAAGCGGCGCTATATGTAGCCGAAGGCCTAGTATTGAGCAACTACTCGTTTCAACGCTATAAAACGGAGAAAGCTACCCCTCCTATTTTGAAGTCTGTGACCATCACCGGCATTGGAGTTTCCCAAACCCAGGTGAAGGAGCTTTCAAATCTGCTGGAAGCGGTCTACAACACCCGCGACCTCATCAACACCCCTCCTAACATGCAAACCGCCACTATGCTGAGCGAGCAGATTCAGGAGATGCTGAACGAATCAGGTGTGCAGGTAGAAGTGCTGGACCAGGTGCAGATCCAATCTTTGAAAATGGGCGGACTCCTGAGCGTAAACCAGGCTTCTGATGAGTCTGCCACGTTCAATATTCTGGAGTGGAAGCCCGAGAACGCCACCAATGCCCAACCTATCATTCTGGTAGGCAAAGGTGTGGTCTATGACACCGGCGGCTTAAGCCTGAAGCCGACGCCTAACTCCATGGATTACATGAAATCAGACATGTCAGGCGCGGCAGCAGTGGCCGGAACCCTTTCTGCCTTGGCTAAAAACAAGGTGCCTCTTTATGTGATCGGGTTGATCCCGGCTACAGATAACCTGATCAGCGGCAAAGGATTCGCCCCCGGCGATGTAATCACCATGCACAGCGGCCACACCGTAGAGGTTTTGAACACCGATGCCGAAGGTCGCTTGATCCTGGCTGATGCCCTGCATTTCGCAAAACGCTACAATCCAAGCCTGGTCATTGACATTGCTACCTTAACAGGAGCTGCCGCCAGAGCCGTAGGGCGTGAAGGCATTGTGATGATGGGGACTGCCGATGATTTGACCAAAACAGACCTTAAGCTGGCCGGTGAAATGGCGCACGAGCGTCTGGTAGAGTTCCCGCTGTGGGAGGAGTACCAGGAGCACCTGAAATCAGACATCGCCGATCTCAAGAACATCGGCGGTGCCGAAGCGGGGGCAATCTCGGCAGGCAAGTTCCTGGAGTTCTTCACCAATTACCCTTGGATTCACTTGGACATAGCCGGTACAGCTTATTTACTTAGCCCAGACTCCTACCGCGGCAAACATGCCACGGGTAGCAGCGTCCGGTTGCTGTACCATTTCCTTTCTTCACAAGCCACTGCTTAA
- the plsX gene encoding phosphate acyltransferase PlsX, whose translation MKIALDAMGGDFAPDAVVEGALMAAEILTDDVEIILIGDEDRIHSLLHKHDYKGSRVKVVHASQVIGMGEHPTKALTQKPDSSIAVGYGMLASKKVDAFCSAGNTGAMLVGAVFSVKQVEGILRPALASFIPKLSGGYGIMLDVGAIADCKPEILEQFGEIGSIYAQHIFDIKKPRVGLMNLGEEEGKGTMVTQPTYKLLKENKSIHFIGNIEGRDLFNDKADVIVCDGFTGNVILKLAESIYDILCEKKISDPFFDRFNYEAVGGSPILGVNGNAVIGHGVSSPTAICNMLHLANKMAIAHISEKFRNYFSA comes from the coding sequence ATGAAAATAGCTCTGGATGCAATGGGCGGCGATTTCGCCCCCGACGCAGTTGTAGAAGGCGCACTAATGGCGGCTGAGATTTTGACGGATGATGTTGAGATTATCCTGATAGGAGATGAAGACAGAATCCATTCCCTCCTGCATAAGCACGACTACAAAGGTTCCAGAGTAAAGGTTGTTCACGCATCTCAAGTGATTGGGATGGGTGAACATCCTACTAAAGCCCTCACCCAGAAACCAGATTCCAGCATTGCGGTAGGGTACGGCATGCTGGCCTCCAAAAAAGTAGATGCCTTTTGCAGCGCCGGTAATACCGGGGCTATGCTGGTAGGCGCTGTTTTTAGCGTGAAACAGGTAGAGGGAATTCTTCGGCCAGCCTTGGCCAGCTTTATCCCTAAGCTTTCCGGCGGTTACGGCATTATGTTGGACGTAGGTGCCATAGCCGACTGCAAACCTGAGATTCTGGAGCAGTTTGGTGAAATTGGTTCTATCTACGCACAGCATATCTTTGACATCAAGAAGCCCCGTGTGGGCCTTATGAACCTGGGCGAGGAAGAAGGCAAAGGCACCATGGTCACCCAGCCTACCTACAAACTCCTTAAAGAAAACAAATCCATTCACTTCATCGGGAACATTGAAGGACGCGACCTGTTCAACGACAAGGCCGATGTCATTGTGTGTGACGGCTTCACTGGAAACGTAATCCTTAAACTGGCAGAGTCTATCTATGACATTCTCTGCGAAAAGAAAATCTCCGATCCTTTCTTTGATCGTTTCAATTATGAAGCGGTAGGCGGAAGCCCGATTCTTGGGGTGAATGGAAATGCAGTCATTGGACACGGTGTTTCCAGCCCAACCGCTATCTGTAATATGTTGCATTTGGCTAACAAAATGGCAATTGCGCATATCTCAGAGAAATTCAGAAATTATTTTAGCGCCTAG
- the rpmF gene encoding 50S ribosomal protein L32, with translation MAHPKRKISKTRRDKRRTHDKITPKAISICPNTGEVHQYHRAYVVDGDLYHNGKVAIKNYTSVA, from the coding sequence ATGGCACATCCTAAGCGAAAAATCTCCAAAACCAGAAGAGATAAGAGAAGAACGCACGACAAAATCACTCCTAAAGCGATTTCTATCTGCCCTAACACCGGAGAGGTGCACCAGTACCACAGAGCATACGTGGTAGACGGAGATTTATACCACAACGGTAAAGTGGCTATCAAAAATTATACCTCTGTTGCCTAA
- a CDS encoding NAD(P)-dependent oxidoreductase produces the protein MSLSTASPFRCLIIDLMHESLLPMLENLGVEVMYLPQIKKEEVPAFLPDYQMLVVRSKMRITADLLKSAPKLEVLARAGAGVDNIDDGVLEARNITLINAPEGNRDAVGEHTLGMLLTLFRKINQGDRQIREGQWLREDNRGEEIRGKTVGLIGYGHMGKAFAKRLMGFDCEVLAYDKQPVENPFAHVRLASLEELQQKAQVLSLHIPYNKENHHFINARVLSGFQHPLWVLNTARGEVLDHAALVDAMSTGKVRGAALDVLENEKLKTLTQEQQERLTFLMDHPRVVLTPHIAGWTQESYVRINEVLVNKLKAHLSQKHS, from the coding sequence ATGTCCCTCTCTACTGCTTCTCCCTTCCGCTGCCTCATCATAGACCTCATGCATGAAAGCCTGTTGCCCATGCTAGAGAACTTGGGGGTAGAGGTAATGTACCTGCCCCAAATCAAAAAAGAAGAGGTGCCCGCGTTTCTCCCAGATTATCAGATGCTGGTGGTGCGCAGCAAAATGCGAATTACCGCTGATTTACTTAAATCTGCCCCTAAACTGGAGGTGCTTGCCCGCGCCGGAGCTGGTGTAGATAACATAGACGATGGCGTTTTAGAAGCCAGGAACATTACCTTGATCAACGCACCTGAAGGCAACCGAGATGCCGTAGGAGAGCACACGCTGGGGATGCTCTTAACCTTGTTCCGGAAAATCAACCAAGGTGACCGTCAAATCAGGGAGGGGCAATGGCTGCGGGAGGATAACCGCGGTGAGGAGATAAGAGGAAAGACCGTTGGCTTAATTGGGTACGGCCACATGGGCAAGGCTTTCGCCAAGCGCCTCATGGGTTTTGACTGCGAAGTGCTGGCGTATGACAAGCAACCAGTGGAGAATCCCTTCGCCCACGTTAGACTTGCTTCCCTGGAAGAACTTCAGCAGAAGGCCCAGGTGCTGAGTCTGCACATTCCTTATAACAAAGAAAACCACCATTTCATTAATGCCCGGGTTCTTTCTGGGTTCCAACATCCGCTTTGGGTCTTGAATACAGCCCGTGGCGAAGTGTTGGACCATGCCGCGTTGGTAGATGCCATGAGCACAGGGAAGGTGAGGGGAGCCGCCTTGGACGTGTTAGAAAACGAAAAGCTTAAAACGTTAACGCAGGAGCAGCAGGAGCGGCTTACGTTCTTGATGGACCACCCTCGCGTGGTGTTAACCCCTCACATTGCCGGCTGGACACAGGAGTCTTACGTCCGCATTAATGAGGTGCTGGTAAATAAATTGAAGGCTCATTTAAGCCAAAAACACAGTTAA
- a CDS encoding YceD family protein, with amino-acid sequence MKEIKKYDINLVKLGNKSHSYEFELDDHFFELFDQDLILGGNLKAEVVLNKSELLLQFDFHIKGTVRLICDRSLEEFENPLEVEQTLLVRYGQEDLELDVNVLQIVPETQYINIAQHLYDYIGLAVPMKKLAPRFIEEDKEREDDPEAEGLLIYSTGSDGEEDEDDDDEDGPIDPRFAALKKLK; translated from the coding sequence GTGAAGGAGATTAAAAAATACGATATCAATCTTGTGAAGCTTGGCAACAAAAGCCACAGCTACGAGTTTGAATTGGATGACCACTTCTTTGAGTTGTTTGACCAGGATCTGATCCTGGGTGGCAACTTGAAGGCTGAGGTAGTGCTGAACAAGTCGGAGCTTCTTTTGCAGTTCGACTTTCATATCAAAGGAACGGTTCGCCTGATCTGCGATAGAAGCTTAGAGGAATTTGAGAATCCTTTGGAAGTAGAACAGACGTTGCTCGTTCGCTATGGCCAGGAAGACCTGGAACTTGACGTGAACGTGCTGCAGATAGTACCGGAAACCCAGTACATCAACATTGCCCAGCACCTGTATGACTACATTGGCTTGGCAGTGCCCATGAAAAAGCTGGCGCCCCGGTTTATTGAAGAAGACAAAGAAAGAGAGGACGACCCAGAGGCAGAAGGCCTTTTGATTTACTCTACCGGCTCCGATGGAGAGGAAGACGAGGACGACGATGATGAAGATGGTCCTATTGACCCCCGCTTCGCCGCCCTTAAAAAGTTAAAATAA
- a CDS encoding type IX secretion system plug protein, with protein MIRTIHWKQAILVIALASTSLTGCVPVESTGSGTGATGTGSVKYADAVYSADVRSVQFYSRSNNLGDVLAPPIVSIDQSAPLMLEFDRMTAPRARAVVKLYHCNADWQPSQLQPLQFVQDYNEFYILEVEPSAGTKVPYWHYRFQLPRVKLSGNYVMEVSEEGGNLLLSRRFSVFEDQVSVGLRPVATSGAGDRYERQQMDFNIFYPQYPLVNPAQEIKVVLRQNHRWDNAKYFTRPTFIQEAQRRLEYQLFEPEQAFLGLSEFRPLDTRSERYSGIGVERRDNSTNPDRVFAVPGRSRAGAAYSTQPDANGKFIFGSREYGNAPLNADYQQVFFQLQAPEPAPGPVYIFGGLTDWQLQEPLRMTYDAENQVYTGSALLKQGYYNYYFALKGANGQADARYFEGSHFETENVYDVLVYYRPPGSRADLIIGYSTITFNPQR; from the coding sequence ATGATAAGAACCATCCACTGGAAACAGGCAATCCTAGTTATCGCTTTAGCTTCAACCTCCTTAACAGGATGTGTACCGGTTGAATCAACCGGATCGGGAACTGGCGCTACAGGCACTGGGTCAGTAAAATATGCAGATGCCGTCTACTCAGCAGACGTACGTTCGGTGCAGTTCTATTCCCGCAGCAATAACCTGGGCGATGTGCTAGCTCCGCCCATAGTATCTATTGACCAAAGTGCCCCCCTGATGCTGGAGTTTGACCGCATGACCGCACCCAGGGCCCGCGCAGTCGTTAAACTGTACCATTGCAATGCCGACTGGCAACCGTCCCAACTGCAGCCTCTCCAGTTTGTGCAGGACTACAATGAATTCTATATCCTTGAAGTGGAACCGTCAGCAGGTACCAAAGTGCCTTACTGGCATTATCGTTTCCAGTTGCCCCGGGTGAAACTCAGCGGAAACTACGTAATGGAAGTCTCTGAAGAAGGCGGTAACCTATTATTAAGTAGGCGGTTCTCGGTGTTCGAAGACCAGGTAAGCGTTGGGCTCAGACCTGTGGCAACGTCCGGTGCAGGAGACCGGTACGAGCGCCAACAAATGGATTTCAACATCTTCTATCCGCAGTACCCGCTGGTGAACCCGGCACAGGAGATAAAGGTGGTACTGCGTCAAAATCACCGCTGGGACAATGCCAAATATTTTACCCGTCCCACCTTTATACAAGAAGCCCAGCGCCGATTAGAATACCAGTTGTTTGAACCAGAGCAGGCGTTCCTAGGCTTAAGCGAATTCCGGCCTCTGGACACCCGCAGTGAGCGTTACAGCGGTATTGGCGTAGAACGCCGCGATAACTCCACCAACCCAGACCGCGTGTTTGCTGTTCCGGGCAGAAGCCGCGCCGGTGCCGCCTACAGCACCCAACCAGATGCAAACGGCAAGTTCATCTTCGGGAGCCGCGAGTACGGCAACGCTCCTCTCAATGCCGATTACCAGCAGGTCTTCTTCCAATTGCAGGCTCCCGAACCAGCTCCCGGTCCGGTTTATATTTTTGGGGGATTAACCGACTGGCAATTGCAGGAACCCCTCCGGATGACATACGACGCGGAAAACCAAGTGTACACCGGCTCTGCCCTTCTTAAACAAGGGTATTACAATTACTACTTCGCCTTGAAAGGTGCCAACGGCCAGGCAGATGCCCGGTATTTTGAAGGAAGCCACTTTGAAACGGAGAACGTGTATGATGTGCTGGTGTATTATCGTCCACCAGGCTCCCGAGCAGACCTGATCATTGGGTATTCCACCATCACCTTCAACCCTCAACGGTAA